A stretch of Nocardia fluminea DNA encodes these proteins:
- a CDS encoding GNAT family N-acetyltransferase, which yields MRTVSLILATENDMKGVATWIGHPEILRWLGDTFKVTTPSRDRSELDGQRRGHVRTVQLVVRDQDRAQPPVAYACAAVYGTPAPGTVVGATQPEDAEYTAPFHASVMYAVRRDCWEDRIGTALVPALLEHAELAEVAVFLAGIDSENGGSRKVAEAAGFVAEPDAPATGHRMYRFTR from the coding sequence ATGCGCACCGTGAGCTTGATCCTCGCCACCGAGAACGACATGAAGGGGGTCGCCACGTGGATCGGCCATCCCGAGATCCTTCGCTGGCTCGGCGACACCTTCAAAGTCACTACCCCTTCGCGTGATCGCAGCGAGCTGGACGGGCAGCGTCGCGGCCACGTCCGGACCGTCCAGCTTGTGGTGCGCGACCAGGATCGGGCACAGCCGCCGGTCGCCTACGCGTGCGCGGCGGTCTACGGCACCCCGGCCCCGGGCACGGTCGTCGGCGCGACCCAGCCCGAGGACGCGGAGTACACCGCACCGTTCCACGCCTCGGTGATGTACGCCGTTCGGCGCGACTGCTGGGAGGACCGCATAGGGACAGCCCTGGTGCCTGCACTGCTGGAGCATGCCGAGCTGGCAGAGGTCGCGGTGTTCCTCGCCGGTATCGACAGCGAGAACGGGGGCAGTCGCAAGGTGGCCGAGGCAGCAGGGTTCGTCGCCGAGCCGGACGCGCCGGCCACCGGGCACCGGATGTACCGGTTCACCCGTTGA
- a CDS encoding helix-turn-helix domain-containing protein produces MESGPPPAVVGAQLRAAREAAGFSLAELADRVAYSRAALGHYETGRRVPTADVLAEYRRACGPLDAVTTAEALGRADLDRRGFLRSAAYSASLAATALLPMPEHARLAAIGDGTGIGAADVAAVRGVTDALLRFDEVRGGGSGRLAMTAFLSTDVSALLRSRFTNAHVRAEAFSAASELAYAIGFSSHDVGADGAALRYFLAALRLAEESGVPGQDGFVLRIISLHAGDVGMPQHSIELAERAVSRARGHVDVDAMAVFDVALARMYAEGGDHRAARDTLRRIDPWLTPTTATELPRWLSLFCPNKASVSRQASKAFAALGDLNEAERQLDMSSAAWNPETHTRIRALSEIETGLLRWKLGRHEDAARLWRAALPVVAGVDSDRTRKAVAKVTAVAPEVAVTA; encoded by the coding sequence ATGGAATCCGGCCCACCCCCCGCCGTCGTCGGGGCACAGCTCCGCGCGGCCCGCGAGGCAGCAGGGTTCAGCCTGGCCGAACTTGCCGATCGAGTTGCCTACAGCCGGGCCGCGCTGGGCCACTACGAGACCGGTCGGCGCGTACCCACCGCCGATGTTCTGGCGGAGTACCGGCGCGCGTGCGGCCCGCTGGACGCGGTCACGACAGCCGAAGCACTGGGCCGCGCCGACCTCGACCGGCGGGGCTTCCTCCGCTCCGCGGCCTACAGCGCTTCACTCGCTGCCACTGCCCTGCTGCCGATGCCCGAGCACGCGCGCCTGGCCGCCATCGGTGACGGCACCGGCATCGGTGCGGCAGACGTGGCGGCGGTGCGCGGGGTGACCGATGCCCTGCTCCGGTTCGATGAAGTGCGCGGCGGCGGGTCCGGGCGTCTCGCGATGACGGCGTTTCTCTCGACCGATGTTTCCGCCCTGCTTCGGTCCCGATTCACCAACGCTCATGTTCGCGCCGAAGCGTTCAGCGCGGCATCGGAACTGGCGTACGCGATCGGGTTCAGCTCTCACGATGTCGGCGCGGACGGGGCGGCGCTGCGGTACTTCCTGGCCGCGCTGCGCCTGGCCGAGGAATCCGGTGTGCCCGGTCAGGATGGTTTCGTGCTGCGGATCATCTCGTTGCACGCGGGCGACGTGGGCATGCCGCAGCACAGCATCGAGCTGGCCGAGCGCGCGGTATCGCGGGCACGCGGTCACGTCGACGTGGATGCGATGGCGGTGTTCGATGTCGCGCTGGCTCGCATGTACGCGGAAGGCGGAGACCATCGCGCGGCACGGGACACGCTGCGCAGGATTGATCCGTGGCTCACCCCGACCACGGCGACCGAACTACCGCGCTGGCTGTCGCTGTTCTGCCCGAACAAGGCATCGGTCAGCCGCCAGGCATCCAAGGCGTTCGCCGCGCTCGGTGATCTGAATGAGGCCGAGCGCCAATTGGATATGAGCTCGGCCGCCTGGAACCCGGAGACGCACACCCGGATTCGCGCACTGAGCGAGATCGAGACCGGACTACTGCGCTGGAAACTGGGACGGCACGAGGACGCGGCGCGGTTGTGGCGGGCCGCGCTGCCCGTGGTGGCTGGTGTGGACTCGGACCGGACCCGCAAAGCGGTCGCGAAGGTCACGGCCGTTGCTCCGGAGGTCGCAGTCACGGCCTGA
- a CDS encoding SDR family NAD(P)-dependent oxidoreductase, with protein MTTPTRTALITGASAGIGATFARHLAASGYQLLLVARRADRLRELAAQLTERHDVRCEVFAADLTDPAAPAAIVDYAGQQGLDIDVLINNAGLSGKTAFADTPWDSLAGEIQLMVTAPTELAHLVIPGMKERRWGRIVNLSSVAAFAPPGAGLLYTGIKSYVLNASQALDMELKPHGIHVTALCPGFTRTEFHDVMGTRDKADNLPRILWQQPDAVVTEGLAAVMNGKPVCIPGIVNKVSAAAMKPLPIRLGYLAGKTLNPFKNS; from the coding sequence ATGACCACACCCACCCGCACCGCACTGATCACCGGCGCCTCCGCCGGCATCGGCGCGACGTTCGCCCGCCACCTGGCCGCGAGCGGCTACCAGCTGTTGCTGGTCGCCCGCCGCGCCGACCGCCTCCGAGAACTCGCCGCGCAGCTGACCGAACGCCACGATGTGCGCTGCGAAGTGTTCGCCGCCGATCTCACCGACCCCGCCGCACCCGCCGCGATCGTGGACTACGCCGGCCAACAAGGCTTGGACATCGACGTGCTGATCAACAACGCGGGACTGTCGGGCAAGACCGCGTTCGCCGACACCCCGTGGGACAGCCTGGCCGGGGAGATCCAGCTGATGGTGACGGCCCCGACCGAACTCGCCCACCTGGTCATCCCGGGCATGAAGGAACGCCGCTGGGGCCGCATCGTCAACCTGTCCTCGGTCGCCGCCTTCGCCCCGCCCGGAGCCGGCCTGCTCTACACCGGCATCAAGTCCTACGTCCTCAACGCCTCGCAAGCTCTCGACATGGAGCTCAAGCCTCACGGTATCCACGTCACCGCGCTGTGCCCCGGCTTCACCCGCACCGAATTCCACGACGTCATGGGCACTCGCGACAAAGCCGACAACCTGCCCCGCATCCTCTGGCAGCAGCCCGACGCCGTCGTCACCGAGGGCTTGGCCGCGGTGATGAACGGCAAACCCGTGTGCATTCCTGGCATCGTCAACAAGGTCTCCGCCGCCGCGATGAAGCCACTGCCCATCCGCCTGGGCTACCTCGCCGGAAAGACCCTCAACCCGTTCAAGAACAGCTGA
- a CDS encoding GTP-binding protein — MGTKAIDPQSIRNVTIIGEAGETARVVRRLRRCLGATENAIHWSMDGVEHTIRVAELSGDALIADLERSIRVADAVIVVVDAAAHATPRLETILRVADDHQVARLCLVGGLDQPTADFDRCVRTIADARGAAPLALQIPVGAGVGFDVIDLVPLSALDAAATESLGSPGQPAERWCRSLVATLTEQHPADSLTVPDLHTRIRRRTRNGDIVPILCATPLTRDDIAPLLDAIVRYLPSPLYVCQPEHALDY; from the coding sequence ATGGGCACCAAAGCTATTGACCCGCAGTCGATTCGCAACGTCACGATCATCGGCGAGGCCGGTGAGACGGCACGCGTCGTCCGTCGGCTGCGCCGATGTCTCGGCGCCACGGAGAACGCGATCCACTGGTCGATGGACGGCGTCGAGCACACGATTCGCGTCGCCGAGCTATCGGGCGACGCGCTCATCGCCGACCTCGAACGATCCATCCGCGTAGCCGACGCGGTCATCGTTGTTGTGGACGCCGCCGCGCACGCCACTCCGCGACTCGAAACCATATTGCGCGTCGCCGACGATCACCAGGTCGCCCGCCTGTGCCTGGTCGGCGGCCTCGATCAACCCACCGCCGACTTCGACCGCTGTGTCCGTACGATCGCCGACGCTCGCGGGGCGGCACCGTTGGCACTCCAGATCCCCGTCGGCGCCGGTGTCGGCTTCGATGTCATCGACCTGGTCCCGCTGTCGGCACTCGACGCCGCGGCAACCGAATCCCTGGGAAGCCCAGGGCAACCCGCCGAGCGGTGGTGCCGCTCACTCGTAGCGACCCTGACCGAACAGCACCCTGCGGACTCGCTCACTGTTCCAGACCTGCACACCCGCATCCGCCGCCGCACCCGCAACGGCGACATCGTGCCCATTTTGTGCGCCACGCCCCTCACGCGCGACGACATCGCCCCACTCCTGGACGCCATCGTCCGCTACCTGCCCTCGCCTCTGTACGTCTGTCAGCCGGAACACGCCCTCGACTACTGA
- a CDS encoding Zn-ribbon domain-containing OB-fold protein, giving the protein MQKEQRPAVADWFTADDGQVRLKGTRCNDCGTPYFPKNTLACRNPQCAGTHDGSELVEYLFSTRGRIWSYADARYKPPAPYVSDDPFVPYVVAAVELEAEQMVILGQVVRGLTVDDLAVGMPVELTVGTLYEDEDAEHTVWMWRPVND; this is encoded by the coding sequence GTGCAGAAAGAACAACGCCCCGCCGTGGCTGACTGGTTCACTGCGGACGACGGCCAGGTACGCCTCAAAGGAACTCGCTGCAACGACTGCGGCACGCCGTACTTCCCGAAGAACACACTCGCCTGTCGCAATCCCCAGTGCGCGGGTACCCACGACGGCTCCGAGCTCGTCGAGTACCTGTTCTCCACGCGTGGCCGGATCTGGTCGTACGCGGACGCACGGTACAAGCCGCCCGCGCCCTACGTCTCGGACGATCCCTTCGTCCCCTATGTGGTCGCGGCAGTGGAGCTCGAGGCCGAGCAGATGGTGATCCTCGGGCAGGTCGTGCGCGGTCTCACCGTCGACGACCTGGCGGTCGGCATGCCGGTCGAATTGACCGTCGGGACGCTGTACGAGGACGAGGACGCCGAGCACACGGTGTGGATGTGGAGGCCGGTCAATGACTGA